One Salmo trutta chromosome 26, fSalTru1.1, whole genome shotgun sequence DNA window includes the following coding sequences:
- the LOC115163085 gene encoding tumor necrosis factor alpha-induced protein 2, with product MPILKNLPVRLKGGSRVNGELENTRGELILRKMSLNLKSSAFEEPSDNEKWAQANSLLDGGAPRDRNPFEDEEDENEANEERRGGKSSFKGTLDRIRGVSPLKTLGKLGKGLRMSGRSKGTATPSPQGSVASTPTSEKKKKGRRSSEGSLLRFAGKCRESLRKESLPNGELCSESEGGDSSSRRISFMKMVGLGKLKRESMADHSSHEEEVVEEEVVEEVKPREPLSVLEILQLVTKRDLFLADTHILELEQECNEAAAATLPSSPAGGAIPEDLNSPGSKDGGRRKAKDVELLYEALQKELWAVVRESLRSPTAGPNLGLVVQVLQQEEQADRDWAQGEGALPGGPRPRQLKQQWKEALAEAANGSLPQRNEAQGGELADYLDRVRTRVVEDLGAAKRNVVPVYPEEYEPFQVYLQSYHQAVARRLQSITDDQLLITDIYSLLDWLYNIYNKDVLGTVSMTMPFNRSKLGPLLPSETVDKLELDCLNSVREKVTTELSQVLDEEEKRWMETLHIEEYQITLARTVIQRLQVDLEQSAAINRNLGSRVAQCSLNGLADFLYSFQRKVEMFHEGLVNMVGDNEDGYVSKTIALVNCCPPFRGFVQRCVQCDPAISEDSARRANTSLDRIVNQGVKVLSDRLYERIRPFFDKLVKRKWLNNTETYEQIESHIKEHFKKFRRVDSPPYQVLVGEVHRRVLMEYLRSIMRGRIICTSFRMRKRMAGRLRDEGKQIEVLFKDLESPSSWLDSAIPHLSEIILLEDIPSIQMEVGVLVREFPDIRKKHVSAILNIRGMTRQTERQEILNIVKDIENSDTLTRMSRDRALFSEVPVTSEVHCLNLGLSRIALTASSCFSSLRPRRTKRAPVREAYDDML from the exons ATGCCCATCCTCAAGAACCTCCCAGTGCGGCTGAAGGGAGGCAGCAGGGTGAACGGGGAGTTAGAGAACACGCGTGGCGAGCTGATCCTTCGCAAAATGAGCCTGAACCTGAAATCCAGCGCCTTTGAGGAGCCCAGTGACAATGAGAAATGGGCTCAGGCAAACTCACTCCTGGACGGGGGCGCGCCACGAGACCGTAACCCCTTCGAGGACGAGGAGGATGAAAACGAGGCGAACGAGGAGAGACGTGGCGGGAAGAGTTCGTTCAAGGGCACCTTGGACCGCATCCGAGGCGTCTccccgctgaagactctgggcaaGCTGGGCAAGGGGCTCCGTATGTCAGGCCGCAGTAAGGGCACTGCCACCCCTTCCCCTCAGGGGTCTGTAGCAAGCACCCCCACctcagagaagaagaagaagggccGACGGAGCTCAGAGGGAAGCTTACTCAG ATTTGCAGGGAAGTGCAGGGAGAGCCTTCGCAAGGAAAGCCTGCCCAACGGGGAGCTGTGCTCAGAGAGCGAGGGGGGCGACTCTTCCAGCCGCCGGATCTCCTTCATGAAGATGGTGGGCCTGGGTAAGCTGAAGAGGGAGTCCATGGCCGACCACTCGTCTCATGAAGAGgaagtggtggaggaggaagtggtggaggaggtgaagCCAAGAGAGCCCCTCTCAG tTCTAGAAATTCTGCAGCTGGTGACTAAGAGAGACCTGTTCCTGGCTGACACACACATCCTGGAGCTGGAGCAGGAGTGTAACGAGGCGGCCGCTGCGACCCTGCCCTCATCGCCAGCAGGTGGTGCTATCCCAGAGGACCTCAACAGCCCCGGGAGCAAAGACGGCGGCAGGCGCAAAGCTAAAGACGTGGAGCTGCTGTACGAAGCCCTGCAGAAGGAGCTGTGGGCGGTGGTGCGTGAGTCGCTGCGCTCCCCCACGGCAGGgcccaacctggggctggtggTACAGGTGCTGCAGCAGGAGGAGCAGGCGGACCGGGACTGGGCGCAGGGTGAGGGGGCGCTCCCCGGAGGCCCCAGACCCAGGCAGCTGAAGCAGCAGTGGAAGGAGGCGTTGGCGGAGGCAGCAAACGGGAGCCTTCCCCAGAGGAACGAGGCCCAGGGCGGGGAGCTGGCGGACTACCTGGACAGGGTGCGGACCCGGGTGGTGGAGGACCTGGGGGCGGCCAAGAGGAATGTGGTGCCAGTGTACCCAGAGGAGTATGAACCCTTCCAGGTGTACCTACAGAGCTACCACCAGGCTGTGGCCCGCAGACTGCAGAGCATCACTGACGACCAGCTGCTGATTACTGATATCTACTCTTTGCTGGACTGGCTCTACAACATCTATAACAA GGACGTCCTTGGAACAGTCAGCATGACGATGCCCTTCAACAGGTCCAAGCTGGGGCCGCTGTTGCCCTCGGAGACCGTGGACAAACTGGAGCTGGACTGCCTCAACTCCGTCAGG GAGAAGGTgaccacagagctgtctcaggtgcTGGACGAGGAGGAGAAGCGTTGGATGGAGACGCTGCACATCGAAGAGTATCAGATCACACTGGCTCGCACCGTCATCCAG aggCTGCAGGTAGATCTTGAACAGTCAGCTGCCATCAACAGAAACCTGggttcccgtgtggctcagtgcAGTCTGAATGGTCTAGCTGACTTCCTGTACAG CTTCCAAAGGAAAGTGGAGATGTTCCACGAGGGTCTGGTCAACATGGTTGGGGATAACGAGGATGGATATGTCTCCAAGACCATCGCCCTGGTCAACTGCTGTCCTCCTTTCAG gggttTTGTCCAGCGCTGTGTGCAGTGCGACCCTGCCATCAGTGAGGACTCAGCCAGGCGAGCAAACACTTCCCTGGACCGAATAGTCAACCAGGGAGTGAAGGTGCTGAGCGACAGACTGTATGAGCGCATAAGG CCCTTCTTTGACAAGCTGGTGAAGAGGAAGTGGCTGAACAACACAGAGACCTATGAGCAAATCGAGTCTCATAttaaggaacatttcaagaagttCCGCAGGGTGGACAGCCCACCCTATCAG GTCCTGGTGGGAGAGGTGCATAGAAGGGTTCTGATGGAATACCTGCGCTCCATCATGAGGGGGAGGATCATCTGCACGTCATTCAGAATGAGGAAGAGGATGGCGGGACGACTGCGCGACGAGGGCAAGCAGATCGAAGTGCTCTTCAAAGATCTG GAATCTCCCTCCTCCTGGCTGGACAGTGCTATCCCACACCTCTCTGAGATCATCCTACTGGAAGACATCCCCTCCATCCAAATGGAGGTGGGGGTCCTGGTGAGGGAGTTCCCAGACATTCG GAAAAAACATGTGTCGGCCATCTTGAACATCCGCGGGATGACTCGGCAGACGGAGCGCCAGGAGATCCTGAATATCGTGAAGGACATTGAGAACAGTGACACACTGACGCGGATGTCCCGCGACCGTGCCCTCTTCTCCGAGGTGCCCGTCACATCCGAGGTGCACTGCCTGAACTTGGGTCTGAGCCGCATCGCCCTCACCGCCTCCTCCTGCTTCTCCAGCCTGAGACCACGCCGTACCAAGAGAGCCCCGGTCAGAGAGGCGTACGACGACATGCTCTAA